A section of the Leptotrichia buccalis C-1013-b genome encodes:
- the murG gene encoding undecaprenyldiphospho-muramoylpentapeptide beta-N-acetylglucosaminyltransferase — MEKVVFTTGGTGGHIYPALSIAKKIREKNIDTLFIGTKHRMEKDIVPRENFRFIGLDVLPLRSLKSIFKMIAATISTIKLLKKEKPTKIIAFGNYITIPVLVAANVLKIPYYLQEQNHTMGQANKWFYKGAKKVFIAFGNTLDRIKDKYKNKFVVTGNPLREEFYGKERKEERRKLNIKDDEKVLLVIGGSLGAKNINEAILKKWKTISEDKRIRLFWATGKDNYEASTCKIRDFGTAVVEPYFENVPELMTAADIVICRAGASTISELIQLEKPSILIPYDFVGQKENADVLEYVNGAKIFTNETVEKAIDEALSIVRQASMLEFMSENVKSLKKGNSAEIIVSEMGL; from the coding sequence ATGGAGAAAGTCGTATTTACTACAGGTGGAACTGGTGGTCATATTTATCCTGCCTTATCAATTGCCAAAAAAATTAGAGAAAAAAATATAGATACATTGTTTATTGGGACAAAGCATAGAATGGAAAAGGATATTGTGCCACGTGAAAATTTTAGATTTATTGGGCTGGATGTATTGCCATTAAGATCTTTAAAATCGATATTTAAAATGATTGCAGCAACGATAAGTACAATAAAGCTGTTAAAAAAGGAAAAACCAACAAAAATTATAGCTTTTGGAAATTATATAACAATACCTGTATTAGTTGCGGCTAATGTGTTAAAAATACCGTATTATCTGCAGGAACAGAATCATACAATGGGACAGGCAAACAAATGGTTTTATAAAGGTGCGAAAAAAGTATTTATTGCTTTTGGAAATACACTAGACAGAATAAAAGATAAATATAAAAATAAATTTGTTGTGACGGGAAATCCATTAAGAGAAGAATTTTATGGAAAAGAAAGAAAAGAGGAAAGAAGAAAATTAAATATAAAAGATGACGAAAAAGTGCTTCTTGTAATTGGTGGAAGTCTTGGAGCCAAAAATATAAATGAGGCAATTTTAAAAAAATGGAAGACAATATCAGAAGACAAGAGAATACGGTTATTTTGGGCAACAGGAAAAGATAATTATGAAGCATCGACTTGTAAAATTAGAGATTTTGGAACAGCGGTAGTTGAGCCATATTTTGAAAATGTTCCAGAATTGATGACAGCGGCGGACATTGTAATATGTCGTGCAGGAGCTTCAACAATTTCAGAACTTATTCAGTTGGAAAAACCGTCAATACTTATTCCATATGACTTTGTAGGACAAAAAGAAAATGCAGATGTACTGGAATATGTAAATGGTGCCAAAATTTTTACAAATGAAACTGTAGAAAAGGCAATAGACGAAGCATTGTCAATAGTGCGACAAGCATCAATGCTAGAATTTATGAGTGAAAATGTAAAGTCTTTGAAAAAAGGCAATTCAGCGGAGATAATAGTCAGTGAAATGGGACTTTAA
- a CDS encoding single-stranded DNA-binding protein, whose protein sequence is MNVVILMGRMTRDPELKYTSGGKAFANFSLAVQKTKDEVEFIDCTAWEKTAETIAEYFRKGNRILIQGRLSVSNYEQNGEKRKSTKVVVNSFEFVESSGTSGNNGGYQQQQSFSNNTKKPVSVQNDTYEDDNDDMDDDEEFPF, encoded by the coding sequence ATGAACGTAGTAATACTAATGGGAAGAATGACAAGAGATCCTGAGTTGAAATATACTTCAGGAGGAAAGGCATTTGCAAATTTTTCATTAGCTGTGCAAAAAACAAAAGATGAAGTAGAATTTATTGACTGTACTGCGTGGGAAAAAACTGCAGAAACAATTGCTGAATACTTTAGAAAAGGTAACAGAATTCTTATACAAGGACGTTTGAGCGTAAGTAATTACGAACAAAATGGCGAAAAAAGAAAATCAACAAAAGTTGTTGTAAACAGTTTTGAATTTGTTGAAAGTTCAGGAACTTCTGGGAATAATGGAGGATATCAGCAACAGCAGTCTTTTAGCAATAATACTAAAAAACCAGTATCAGTACAAAATGATACTTATGAAGATGATAACGATGATATGGATGACGATGAAGAGTTTCCATTTTAA
- the rpsF gene encoding 30S ribosomal protein S6 — translation MRNYEIMFILSTQLTDEEKQAGVAFVEKILTAAGATEVKTEIWGDRKLAYPIKKKENGYYVLTTFQADGTKFNEIETKLNINESILKYMIVKND, via the coding sequence ATGAGAAATTATGAAATTATGTTTATTTTATCTACACAATTAACAGACGAAGAAAAACAAGCTGGAGTTGCATTTGTAGAAAAAATATTAACAGCTGCTGGAGCAACTGAAGTTAAGACAGAAATCTGGGGAGATAGAAAATTAGCTTATCCAATTAAGAAAAAAGAAAACGGATACTATGTTTTAACAACATTCCAAGCAGATGGAACTAAATTTAATGAAATTGAAACAAAATTGAATATTAATGAATCAATTTTAAAATACATGATTGTTAAAAATGATTAA
- the ftsZ gene encoding cell division protein FtsZ, with product MDNFSNTAKLKVVGVGGAGGNAINDMIESNITSVDFIAINTDQQDLDRSQAPVKVLLGRGMGAGADPEKGRIAAKESEEKIKEVLEGTDMLFITAGMGGGTGTGASPIIAEVAKAMGILTVAIVTKPFSFEGPLKKNNAATGINNLRENVDTLIAIPNDRLFEIPGMNISLMNAFKEANGVLKMGIKGISDLITKQGIVNLDFADIKSIMQNSGIAMLGFGEANGDEKAKSATAQALNSPLLEKSIEGARKILINVTAGPDIGLQEIQEVAETIAEKAGNDKANLIWGYIMEPELEGTISVSLVATDFQEELLARSENIDSRAIRFAPPKKEEVEVEKKTEEKKEVKHQIEEEDHDTEERSDESSISDFVLPPFFEE from the coding sequence ATGGATAACTTTAGTAATACAGCGAAACTAAAAGTAGTAGGCGTAGGTGGAGCTGGTGGAAATGCAATAAACGATATGATTGAAAGTAATATAACAAGTGTTGATTTTATAGCGATTAATACAGATCAACAGGATTTGGACAGATCTCAGGCTCCAGTAAAAGTACTTTTAGGGCGTGGAATGGGAGCTGGAGCAGATCCTGAAAAAGGGAGGATTGCAGCAAAAGAATCAGAAGAAAAAATAAAAGAAGTGTTAGAAGGAACAGATATGTTATTCATAACTGCCGGAATGGGTGGTGGAACAGGAACAGGAGCATCTCCAATTATTGCTGAAGTTGCAAAAGCGATGGGAATTTTGACTGTAGCCATTGTAACAAAACCGTTTAGTTTTGAAGGACCGTTAAAGAAAAATAATGCTGCAACAGGAATTAATAATTTAAGAGAAAATGTAGATACATTAATAGCAATTCCAAATGACAGATTATTTGAAATACCAGGAATGAATATTTCCCTAATGAATGCTTTCAAAGAAGCAAATGGAGTTTTAAAAATGGGAATAAAAGGGATTTCTGACTTAATTACAAAACAGGGGATTGTAAACTTGGATTTTGCAGATATAAAGTCTATTATGCAAAATTCAGGAATTGCAATGTTAGGATTTGGAGAAGCGAATGGAGATGAAAAAGCTAAAAGTGCAACTGCTCAAGCATTAAACAGTCCACTATTAGAAAAATCCATTGAAGGTGCAAGAAAAATTTTAATAAATGTTACAGCTGGACCAGATATCGGATTACAGGAAATACAGGAAGTTGCCGAAACAATTGCAGAAAAAGCTGGAAATGATAAAGCTAATTTAATATGGGGATACATTATGGAACCTGAATTGGAAGGAACTATAAGTGTATCATTAGTAGCAACAGATTTTCAGGAAGAACTTTTGGCTAGAAGTGAAAACATAGATTCAAGAGCAATTAGATTTGCGCCGCCTAAAAAAGAAGAAGTAGAAGTGGAAAAAAAAACTGAAGAAAAGAAGGAAGTTAAACATCAAATTGAAGAAGAGGATCATGATACAGAAGAAAGATCAGATGAAAGCAGTATCTCAGATTTTGTTTTACCACCATTTTTTGAAGAATAG
- a CDS encoding cell division protein FtsQ/DivIB: MKRSIKALIALFLLAGAMFFGKRFIDTDYFKVQDVFIDGVPKLLKQDIAAQLEQMKGKNIVYINTNKIENFIKNDIRVKKVSIKKLFPSKIEVVLEEREPYVYVKKGEETLLADKDLNIYGDILEDPSRNIPVIDYTSDESLNGIKTILSKIKNKDFYAMISEIRQSEKNYEILLTNNVKIITDTLVTEKKYNDAYKLYEKIKKEKAITYMDLRFTDIVVK, encoded by the coding sequence ATGAAAAGGTCGATTAAAGCACTAATTGCATTGTTTTTGTTAGCTGGAGCGATGTTTTTTGGTAAAAGGTTCATAGATACGGATTATTTTAAGGTTCAGGATGTTTTTATAGATGGAGTCCCAAAATTATTAAAACAGGATATAGCAGCACAGCTTGAGCAAATGAAAGGAAAAAATATCGTATATATAAATACTAACAAAATCGAAAACTTTATAAAAAATGACATAAGAGTAAAAAAAGTATCAATAAAAAAACTTTTTCCTAGTAAAATTGAAGTTGTGCTGGAAGAAAGAGAACCTTATGTATATGTGAAAAAGGGAGAAGAAACACTTTTAGCAGATAAGGATTTAAACATATATGGTGATATTTTAGAAGACCCGTCCAGAAATATTCCAGTAATAGACTATACAAGCGATGAGAGTTTGAATGGGATAAAAACGATACTTTCTAAAATAAAAAATAAAGATTTCTATGCTATGATATCAGAAATAAGACAATCTGAAAAAAATTATGAAATACTTCTTACAAATAACGTAAAAATCATAACAGATACTTTAGTCACAGAAAAAAAATATAATGATGCATATAAATTATACGAGAAAATAAAAAAAGAAAAAGCAATAACTTACATGGATTTAAGGTTTACAGATATTGTTGTGAAATAA
- the murB gene encoding UDP-N-acetylmuramate dehydrogenase, giving the protein MEIIKNAKMKEYSNMKVGGTAKELIFIDDKNELKEILRTRNNIFLLGNGTNTLINDGNLDISFLSLKRLKKITVEEKIENTKKEDSYDLVRVEAGLDLDDLIDFMEKNDYSGLENITGIPGSVGGLVNMNGGAYGTEIFDCIEEVEVCKNDGEIVKIKTTDLNFKYRTTEIKENKWIVISALFKFGFGFDKEASQDKKNQREVKHPLDLPNLGSTFKNPEGTFAAKLISDADLKGYRVGDVVVSPKHPNFVTNVGNATFNDVISVIEHVKEVVFEKFGVKLETEIIILK; this is encoded by the coding sequence ATGGAAATAATAAAAAATGCCAAAATGAAAGAATATTCAAATATGAAGGTTGGAGGAACTGCAAAGGAGCTTATTTTCATAGATGATAAAAATGAATTAAAGGAAATTCTGCGAACAAGAAATAATATTTTTCTTTTGGGAAATGGTACAAATACGCTTATTAACGATGGAAATTTAGATATAAGCTTTTTATCGTTAAAAAGATTAAAAAAAATAACAGTTGAAGAAAAAATTGAAAATACCAAAAAAGAGGATAGCTATGATTTGGTAAGAGTGGAAGCTGGATTGGACTTGGATGATTTGATAGATTTTATGGAAAAAAATGATTATTCAGGGCTGGAAAATATTACTGGTATTCCAGGATCTGTCGGCGGGCTTGTAAATATGAATGGCGGAGCTTACGGAACAGAAATTTTTGACTGCATTGAGGAAGTGGAAGTTTGCAAAAATGATGGAGAAATTGTAAAAATTAAGACAACAGACTTGAATTTTAAATATAGAACTACTGAAATCAAGGAAAATAAATGGATTGTAATTTCTGCATTATTTAAATTTGGTTTTGGTTTTGACAAGGAGGCTTCTCAAGACAAAAAAAATCAAAGAGAAGTCAAACATCCATTGGATTTGCCGAATCTTGGAAGCACATTTAAGAATCCAGAAGGGACATTTGCGGCAAAACTTATTTCAGATGCGGATTTAAAGGGTTATAGAGTTGGAGATGTTGTAGTTTCACCAAAACATCCGAATTTTGTAACAAATGTAGGAAATGCTACATTTAATGATGTTATTTCAGTCATTGAACACGTAAAGGAAGTTGTTTTTGAAAAATTCGGAGTAAAATTGGAAACTGAGATTATAATTTTAAAATAA
- the murC gene encoding UDP-N-acetylmuramate--L-alanine ligase produces the protein MLTKINNIYFSGINGIGMSGLAKILASDGFNVAGSDLERKPVTKDMEDMGIKVYIGQVEENVKDKGIDLFVYSTAIKETNPEYKYIVDNNIKKIKRGELLAEIMNRFDGIAVAGTHGKTTTSSMMSVALLEKEPFIVVGGIIPEIQSNSQIGNSEYFIAEADESDNSFLYIKPKYSVVTNIEADHLDHHGTFENIKKSFEQFIDSTERIAVLCKDTVEKVGLDIKNKNVVWYSLKDETADIYAKNIRVENGITSYEVVKNGEELGTFSLSVPGNHNVSNSLPVIYFAHEFNCNMKKVKERILKFKGANRRYQVIYDNNLRIIDDYAHHPTEVKVTINAAHNTEKGKVTVIFQPHRYSRTKFFFDDFVKSLKEADDLILLPIYAASEDNTYGVSSESLAEKIGGNVRVQTQEEIKNIIKNDKNSKNTYVFMGAGSVSKIAHEIANDLKEM, from the coding sequence ATGTTAACAAAAATAAATAATATATATTTTAGCGGAATAAACGGAATTGGAATGAGTGGACTTGCAAAAATTCTGGCATCAGACGGATTTAACGTGGCAGGTTCAGATTTGGAAAGAAAACCTGTAACTAAAGATATGGAAGATATGGGAATAAAAGTTTATATAGGGCAAGTAGAAGAAAATGTAAAGGACAAGGGGATAGACTTATTTGTATATTCAACTGCAATAAAAGAAACAAATCCTGAATACAAATATATTGTTGACAATAACATAAAAAAAATAAAAAGAGGCGAGCTGCTTGCAGAAATAATGAATAGATTTGACGGAATAGCAGTTGCAGGAACTCATGGAAAAACTACAACAAGCTCAATGATGAGCGTGGCACTTTTGGAAAAGGAGCCTTTTATCGTGGTTGGAGGAATTATTCCAGAAATTCAGAGCAACAGCCAAATTGGTAATTCTGAATATTTTATTGCAGAAGCTGATGAAAGTGACAATTCATTTTTGTATATAAAACCAAAATATTCCGTTGTAACAAATATAGAAGCTGATCATTTAGATCATCACGGAACATTTGAAAATATAAAAAAATCATTTGAGCAGTTTATTGACAGTACAGAAAGAATAGCTGTTCTTTGTAAAGATACAGTCGAAAAAGTAGGACTTGACATAAAAAATAAAAATGTAGTATGGTATAGCCTAAAAGATGAAACAGCCGATATTTATGCTAAAAATATTAGAGTGGAAAATGGAATTACAAGCTATGAAGTTGTAAAAAATGGTGAAGAATTGGGAACATTCAGCTTGAGTGTACCAGGAAATCACAATGTTTCAAATTCACTTCCAGTAATTTATTTTGCTCATGAATTTAATTGCAATATGAAAAAAGTAAAGGAAAGAATTTTGAAATTTAAAGGTGCAAACAGAAGATATCAAGTTATTTACGATAACAATTTAAGAATAATTGATGATTATGCACATCATCCGACAGAAGTAAAAGTTACAATTAATGCAGCACACAATACTGAAAAAGGAAAAGTAACAGTAATTTTCCAGCCACATAGATACAGCCGTACAAAATTTTTCTTTGATGATTTCGTAAAATCATTAAAAGAAGCCGACGATTTAATCTTACTTCCAATTTATGCAGCTAGTGAAGATAACACATACGGTGTAAGTTCAGAATCACTTGCTGAAAAAATTGGTGGAAATGTAAGGGTGCAGACTCAGGAAGAAATCAAGAATATTATAAAAAATGATAAAAATAGTAAAAATACCTATGTATTTATGGGAGCTGGAAGCGTGTCGAAAATAGCTCATGAAATAGCCAATGATTTGAAGGAAATGTAG